In the Elizabethkingia bruuniana genome, GAGTATGAGAAAAAGCTGATTCGCCAGGAACTCCAGAAATATGGTATTTATTCTGTTTATACACTTCCTGAAAATTTGAGTATAGAAGTTATCAACAAATATCTGGAAATTAAAGCAAGGGGAATACTCTAGCTATATTAATTCAGGTACCCATTATTTGTTTCCTTTCCGTGGAAGCATGTTTTATTTACTAATGATGAAATAGATTTATGAAAGAAATAAAGTCCTCGATCGAGAAAGAGCAGGCTAATATAAAATCCTCTGAAAAGATCAAAAATTTAATCAGTTTATTTAGGGTTCTGACATTTCTTGCCTCTGTTTTTTCAATGATTAAATATTTTCAGGATAAGGAGGCTTTATATCTGTTTTTAACTTTCCTGTCATTTATACTTTTTTTAGTATTACTATTTGTATCATCTCATTATCAGCAAAAAATAAATTACAGTAAAAGGATTATTGAGGTTTGTAAACAGATTACTGAAGAATTTTCAGCGAATACCCAAATTGAAGGATCTGATATAAACAATTACCACTCCTATAATAAAGATTTGGATATTTTCGGTGAACGCTCCCTGTTTACTAAAATAGATAAAACATCAACTTGCCTAGGAGTAGACAAATTAAGAGATTATCTGTCCAACCCACTTACGAAATGCAAAGAAATTGAGCAAAGGCAGGAAGCTATTAAAGAATTGTCTCAGAAGCCGGAATGGAATATACGTTTTCTGGCAAATGCAAAGTCGCTTGAATTACAAGATAAAAGTCTGTTGACAAATAAACTGTCTGTAGATTTTCCATGGAAGCTCGTTAGTACAATACTGATAGTGATTCCGGTAATTAATATTTTATTACTGACATTGGCTATTCTGAAGGATTTTTCACCTGTTTTTCTGGGGGTATTTTTAGCCTTTTCTATTATTAGCTTGCTTGTTGTTAATAGTAAATACAGTAAACAACTTAAAAAAGCTTATAGTGTTGTCAATCTAAGATCAGAACAATATAGCAGGTTTTCAGAAATTTTTCAGTTAATAGAGAAAGAAGTTTTCAATACAGAATTAAATAAAAACCTTCAGGCAAAGCTTACTCATCCGTTGGCTTCTTCATGTATTAACAAATTATCCGGTATAAAAAGAAATCTGGATAACGGACATACACCCTTGTTTGGATCAATTGCCAATCTTTTGTTTCTATGGAATCTTAGATATACAGTAGAGCTGGCGAAATTAATGAATCTGCTTAACGAGCATATTGATAACTGGTTTGAGGCATTTGCTGAGTATGAAGCATTAATATCTTTTGGCATTTTTGCTTATAAAAATCCTCAATACAATTATCCGGTTTGTAGAGAAGATATAGATTCATTACAATGTAAAGATATAGTTCACCCATTATTGGACTCCGGAAAAGCAATCGGTAATGATTTTACTATTGGAAATACTAAGAATATCTGTATCGTTACAGGGGCTAACATGACAGGTAAAAGTACTTTTCTCCGAACTATAGGTGTAAATCTTGTGCTGGCAATGAATGGTTGCCCGGTCGGAGCCGAAGAGTTTTCTTTTAGACCGATGCATATATTTACAAGTATGAGAACAAGCGATTCCTTATCGGATGGAAGCTCTTACTTTAATGCAGAAATAAAAAGATTAAAAAGCTTAGTGGAAACACTGGAAGAAAAGATTCCACTTTACATTATTCTCGATGAAATTCTGAAGGGAACAAATTCTACAGATAAGTTGGAGGGTTCTCGTTTGTTCCTGAAGAAAATAATGGATATTAATACAGACTTTACTTGTATTATTGCTACCCATGATTTGCCACTCACAGAAATGGCTATAACTTACCCTGAAAATGTTTCCAATCTTTGTTTTGAATTGGATGAAAAAAATGGAGAGCTTATATCCGACTACAAACTAAAATCTGGTGTTACTCAAACCATGAATGCGCTTAGGTTAATGAAGGCCTATAACATTATTGATTGAGATAATTATCATTTAGTTTCTTCAATTTAAAATAATTGTTTCCTAAATTTTTTATATACACAGGTTTTTAAACTTGTAGGAAAGAGATAATGAGTAATGATGCTATGATTTTATATTAAGTCTTAAATATTCATAGACAATACTGTATCCTTTTTATTACTATTCTTATTTCATTTACTTTCATTTTAGTGCTTTTATAATGTAATCTGTCAAAATTTAAAGAATAAGGACGGACTTCATTTGCTCATAATATTAATCAGGTTCATATTTGTTTTTTAACAAATTTGTAAAAACCCATGTCAGGGATTATAATATGACAAAGATTAATACGAATTTTAAAAATTGAAGAAATGACTTTAAAAAAATTAGATTTAGTGGAGCTTAATGCTCAGGAAATGAAAGAAACTGAAGGAGGAAATCCTTGGCTTGTTGTGGCAATTATTGTTGTTGCTGTAGTTGCATATTATGAAGCAAATAGGAATGGCAGAGACAAATAATCACTTTTTAGGGCTTTTTAACAAAAGCCCTTTCTATAATATAATTAAAATAATATCTATTATCTTAATTATATGGGTAATATTAAGGACATTCTTTCCTTCATTTTTTTTTACTAAAAAATATTCTGTTACACGTTCCAATATAAAATATATCTTTTATAGCAATAAAGATTTAGATATTAAAGTTCTTGAAAAATTTACTGATTCTGTTCAAAAGAATATTTCTACAAGTTCTTTATTTAGGGCATTTTCAGAGAAAAACCCCCATACAAATTTATTTATTTGTAATTCTCCTGTTCTTTATAGTTTTTTAGTCCCTTTTAATAGAAAAGGCTTTGCAACAAGTTCTAAGCTTACAAATAATATATACATATCAAATCTTAATTTGAAAACAGGACTTGCAACAACATATCCCAAAAGCAAAAAAGTAACTAATACTATTTTAATCACACACGAAATCACACACTTGATGTTATATAATTCTAATATATATTTGAAAGGTTGGATAGAAGAGGGCTATTGTGAATATATTGCTTATGGTTCCAACATAGAAGTAAAAAAAATGCTTAAAAAGAGTACTAATGATAAATATATAAAATATATGCTTGGAGTTAGTTTTTTATTGAAACAAAACAATAATAATTTGAAAAAACTCGAAAATTCAAATATAAATAATGAAATAGTATTAGAGGAAATTAGACAGCATGAACTCTAAGAATGCATTAATCGAAAATGGCTTAAAACTAAATTTAATAGAGGTTGATATCCAGAATAGAAAATATTAAAGTTGTAAATAAGCACAAGTAAAATAATTTTTATTAAATGGAATAAGGAAAAGATCTCCCAATTTTTAATTATGAATAATTTATTTTTACTTTTTTTTCTTTCGTTTTTTTTATTCTATCTTCTTATAAGTGCTTACAAGAATATATTTAACAAGGTAATTTCTCAAAAACTTGAAATTTCTGTAATAATCCTAAGTGCTATTTCTTGTATACTCTTAATTGTAACAGAAATTATCAAGGCATATAAATATATCTTTAATTAAAGCGAAATCTAAACTATATAATATACTAATAAAATATGCTCCCCCTACTTTTCAAACTTATTATCAGTATAATATCCTATTTACTCAACAATGTTTAAAAACGCTATCTATCTGAGTATAATCTTCTTTATTATTGTAGTTTTATCCCTGTTACCAGTCATTACAATACCTATATCCTCCTCTTCTCGCGGAAGCTTGCGACCAATCGAAGAAAACACTAACCTTGGTGCTGTAGTCAGCGGCAGAGTAATTAAAACCTCATTGTTAAAGAACAATCAGCTCATCAAACAAGGTGATACTTTGCTTATTGTAACCGCAGAACAATTAGATACCCAAAAGCAATTACAAAATACACAAAGCACAGATTATACGGCACAGCTTAACGATCTTAATAAACTTACCAAAGGACAATATTCAGGTCTACAGACTGGGCAATATCAAAGAGAACTTTCTGCTATGCAGGAAAAAATAGCCCAGATTCAGACAGAACTCTCTTTAGCTCTGAAAGACTTGGACAGAGCTACTATACTTTTCAAACAAGGTGTAGTTCCAAAAGCAGAATACGATAAAAATTATTATACTCATCAGGGACTGGTAAACCAGATATCTAACGTTAGAGAACAACAGCTTGCCCAATGGCAGGCACAGAAAAGAGAAACTGAAAGACAACTTCGCTCTTTGGGCTCTGAAATTCAAAAAATTAGTCAGGAGCAGAAGAATTATGTAATTACTGCCCCATTATCTGGAAGACTGGTTAATTTTTCAGGAATTCAGAAAGGTAACTTTTTAGTACAAGGACAAACTATCGGGGAAATATCTCCCGAGCAATCTTTAGTAGCAGAATGCTTAGTCTCACCAAAAGATATTGGTTTTATCCGAACAGGACAAAAAGTAAAATTCCAAATCGATACTTACAATTACAACCAATGGGGACTTGTAGACGGGCGGGTACAGGAAATTGACCAAAACATCAAAATCAATCAGCAAACTGGGGAAGCATCTTTCAGAGTCCTTTGTAAAATGGATAAAAACTATCTACAACTTAAAAATGGTTATAAAGGTCAGATTGGAAAAGGAATGACCTTCACGGCACGCTTCCATCTTATAGACCGTACCCTTTGGCAACTCTTATTTGACAGAGTTGATGACTGGTTTAATCCTAAATTAAAATAACAACAAGGGTTTTATGAAGAAAGATATACAGATTAAACAACACGATATAAAAGATTGTGGTGCTGCTTGTTTGGCATCAGTAGCAGCACACTATGGACTAAAAATGCCTATTGCCAAGATAAGGCAGATCTGCCACACTGATACCAGAGGTACTAATGTACTAGGAATGATTCAGGGATTGGAAAAAATGGGTTTCAATGCTAAAGGGGTAAAAGGTGGAGCTGATGCTTTACCTGAAATTCCATTACCAACCATTGCTCATATTATCGTTCAGGGGCAACTTCATCATTATGTAGTTATCTATTCTGTGAAAAAGGATAAGGTCACTGTAATGGATCCAGCTTATGGTAAAATGCAAGAGTATACCATTCAGGAGTTTTCAGAAATATGGACAGGAGTTTTAATTCTTCTCGAGCCCAATGAATACTTTGAGCAGAAGGATGAAAAAACAAGCCTTTATAAAAGATTCTGGAATCTGGTACAACCTCATAAAAGTATATTAATACAAGCTTTATTAGGAGCATTGGTCTATACTATTCTGGGATTATCAACCTCTATCTATATTGAGAAGATTACCGATTATGTACTGATAGATGGTAACAAAAGACTACTTAACCTTCTTTCCGTAGGAATGATTCTTATCCTTTTGTTCCAAATTTTTATAGGTGTAATGAAAAGTGTTCTGGTCTTACAAACGGGACAGAAGATGGATAAACATCTTATATTAGGGTATTATAAACATCTTCTAAAACTTCCACAGCGTTTCTTTGATACAATGAAGGTAGGAGAAATCATATCAAGGGTAAATGATGCTGTTAAGATCAGAACTTTTATTAATGACGTAGCCATTCAGATATTTGTGAATATTTTCATCATTATCTTTTCCTTTGTTTTGATGTTCTCTTATTACTGGAAGCTGGCATTAATTACAGCTTTAGTCATTCCTTTCTATTTTCTGGTTTATTGGATAACCAATAAGCTGAACAAGAAGGTAGAACGTAAACTAATGGAAGAAAGTGCAGAACTGGAATCTCACTTAGTAGAATCCATTACTTCTGTCAGAACGATTAAACAATTTGGAGTAGAGACTTTTGCAAATAATAAAACAGACAATGCTTTTACTAAGCTTTTAAAGACTATTTATACTTCTGTTCTTAATGCTTTATTCTCAGGAAATTCATCTGAGTTTCTATCAAGGATATTTACTATTGTTTTACTTTGGGCAGGTTCTGGTTATGTAATAGACAGAATTATTACACCGGGGGAATTATTATCTTTTTATGCTCTGATTGGATATTTTACCAGTCCTGTAGCACAGTTAATAGGAATGAATAAAACCATACAAAATGCCTTAATCGCAGCAGACCGTCTTTTTGAGATAATGGACTTAGAAAGAGAAGAAACTACTGATAAATTAGAATTGTCGCCAGAACACATTGGTGATATACAATTCAAAGAAGTCAGTTTTAGTTATGGTAGCCGTGCTGATGTGTTTAATGATTTTAATTGTACCATAGAAAAGGGAAAAACTACCGCTATTGTAGGGGAAAGTGGAAGTGGAAAAACAACATTGGCATCATTACTACAAAATCTTTATCCTTTAAAAGGTGGAAAAATTCTCATAGGTGACTATGATATTAATTACATATCCAATTACTCATTGAGGAGCTTTATATCAGTAGTTCCACAACAGATTGATCTTTTCTCAGGAAATGTAATAGAGAACATTGCTTTAGGAGAAGATTTTCCTGATGTTCAGCGAATTTTAGATATTACAAAGAAACTAGGTATACTTACTTTTGTAGAGAAACTTCCAAATGGCTTTCAGACTTATTTAGGAGAAAATGGAGCATTATTGTCAGGTGGACAAAAGCAGAGGATTGCTATAGCCAGGGCGTTATATAAGAATCCCGAAATTTTAATTCTGGATGAAGCAACGTCATCTCTGGATACTGAATCTGAATTGGTGATTCAAAATACATTGAATGAGTTTAGATCACAAGGTAAAACAATGGTGGTGATTGCTCACAGACTTAGTACAATTGCTAATGCAGATACAATCTTAGTAATGAAAGATGGACAGATTATAGAACAAGGCAATCATCAGGAGCTAATTTCTAAAGACTCTATTTATAAAGCTATGTGGAAAAAACAGAGTATTAGCTTAAGTTGAGATGATCAGTTTTTCTTTATCCGGATGAAGGGTTTTAGGAAATATAAAGATTTTAATAAATAATTGATCTAAACATTTGACCTTCCTTGAAATTCAGGCTAACTAAACAATTTTTTGTAGATTAACATTATTATTCACATATAGAGTTTTCACATCGTAAATATAAAAGTTATAATGCCAGACCAATTAGATGTTATTCAATATTTTGATTTTGTGCAAACAAGATCTTCTAAAAATTATTTGATTAATTTTTTTAATAGGACAGAGCATAACATAAAAGAAGTGTTTTATACTCAGGGTATATTGAAAATGTTTCAAGAAAATTTGGATGTGATAAACTCTTTTAGAGTAATGGAGGGTAGTTTGTTGTGCATTAAGACCTTTTTAGATGAGGTAGATCCTACTAAATTTAATAATTTCAATAAATTATTTTATAGGCAGTATATCAATGAAGTGAATTTCAATATTGATGTTTATGTTAATTTCTTCGAATACTTTGGTGATGTGCTGAAGAGTATCAGGTATTTGAATATATGTCCGGAATACGCAGAAATACTTCGTGAAAATATAAGATTTATAAGTTCTTTAAACATTAGTGATCTTCAAAATGGATCTTCAGGTAATAAAAAGAGAAAAATAATACTTAACAATATTGAATGGAATATAAAAAACAATAAGTACAGTAAGTTCTGGGACTTTTTTTATATGTTTGATGTATATGTAAGTATTTCTAAAGGCATTGCTAAAAATAAATTAGTATTTCCTTCTTTTAATTTTGAAGATCAGTTTATTATTGAAGATCTTAAGAATTTGAAATTGGAAAATTCCGTTAAAAATTCTTTAAAGATCACTGGTAAAAATACGATTATTTTTACCGGAGCTAATATGTCCGGTAAATCAACGGCTATGAGGTCCATAAGTACAATCGTATATCTTTCTCATCTTGGGTTAGCTGTGCCGGCAAGTTATTGTAATATACCTTTCTATGATAAAATATTTTTGTTTTTTACGGTTAGCGATAATATTGAAATGGGATATAGTTATTTTGCACAAGAACTTTTAAATTTAAAAAATGTGTTGATCAGCCTGAAGGATAAAACAAGTTTTGTGGTTTTTGATGAAATATTTAAAGGGACTAACATTAATGATTCATCCAGGATCACACTGAAGACTATAAAAGCATTGTCAAAATACAATACCTCATTATTTATTTTATCCACACATCTAAATGGTATTGAACAGCTAATAACAGACAGCGAGAAGATTGTAATATTAAATCTGGAGAGCTTTTTTAAAGATAATGCCCTCACCTTTACTTATAAAATAAAAAAGGGTTGGTCTAAATTAGAAATAGGGGAAATTTTATTTGAAAAATATGGATTAAACGATCTGTTATAGAGAGCTAATTTGGACCATTTTAATACTTCCTATTTCCTTTTACTTATCAAAGCATATAAGCGTTTTATTATTAAAGCCAAGAATTTATTATTCTGAACTTTTGAGATCTATAAAAGAAAAAGAATGGGCAACAATGTCCATTCTCTTTCAACTAGTGTGTTTTTGTTTCTTTTTATCATGTATGTTTCTGACTACAAATTTCTTGTTATTTTTTTTAATGGTTGCGTTTCTCCGCATTACAATGCGCCTACATAATTTTTTTTTCACGTATACAAAATGTCTACATTTTTTTGTAAAAACCTAATTATTATATGTTTATATATATGTATTTTTGTATGTAAAGGTTTTATGAGTTTGCAAAAAATGAATAAAGTTATATTATCTGTCATTTTATTATTAATGTCCTGCTTGTATTTCGCCCAAAGTGATAAGGATGTTAATCAACAGCTTGTTTATACCCTTTTATATGGTAATGAGAAAGCCAAAGCAAAAGAAGTTATAGAATCAGAGTTCTTAAAATCGAATGATGACTCCAGAAAAGTTATTGGCTATGTCTATTTGGCGGACTACTATACTTTGCTAAAAGATGTGGTAAAAAGAACTGAAGCTTTGGAGAATGCTCAAGATATAGCTTCAAAAACTAAGAACGCTATAGACAAAGCTTATGTAGATCAGGGCTATGCTAAATATTATCAGAAGCTAGATAAGGACGAATTATTTGTAAAATCAGTTAATGAAAGCATCATTACTTTTAGCAAATACCCCGATGAGAATTTCATGCTTGCCACATTGTATTTTCTTAAATATAATTATTCCACCAAAAAGATGCTCAATAAGTATGGTGAAGAAGACTATACCAAAGCAAATCAATATGCATTAAAATCTAAAAATAATTTATTAATCAACTCTACCTATAATAATCTCGGATATTATTACCGGAAGAGATATGAGTTGTCCCATGAAAAGAAATTCCTTGCCTCCGCGCAGGAAAGTTATCAAAAATCGCATCAATATGCTTTGTTGATAAAAGAGCCTGCTGCCCAGAAAAGATCATTAATTGCTTATTATCTGAATTATGGTGTAATGGTTAATACTGTAAAACCTGTAGATTATAATAAGTGTCTGGAATTGTACAATAAAGTACTATCATTGAATAAAGACGATGACAATTTTGAACAGTTTACAACATTTGCTTACAATAACATTGGCTACGTATATGAGGCAATGGGGAAAAATGAACTGGCAAAAGAATATTATTTAAAAGCTTATTCTTTGTCAAAGGATGACAAGGAGATCTTTCTGAGTGATAAAATGGAGATTCTTGAAAATCTTTCACGACTGCACGAGAAGATTGGCCAGCCGGAAAAGGCCCTTGTTTATGAACGGGATGCCAAAAATTTGATTAAAAATTATAGCGAAGAACAGTCTCATAATACAGCTAAAACATTGGACGTCTTTTATCAGGCACAGCAGAAGAACCAGCAAATACGACAACTGGAAGAGAAGAATAAAATGTTTAATAAGCGAAAATTTCTTTATCTGGGAATTATTCTCCTTTCTATAGCTACTATAATATTTCTGATTTCTACCCTTAGATATAAACAAAACCTGTTGGTAGCCGAAAGAAACGAATCAGAACTTCTGTTGCAACTTGAGCATGAAGAAAAAGCCCGTATGAAAGCAGAGCAGGAGTTGTGGGCTATACAACAGGAACAGCTGCAGAAACAGGCATTGGCAACGTCACTTCAGTTGAGCCAGAAAAATACTTTCATCAATGAGCTGAAGGAAAAGGCTAAAGACATAAAAGATTTTAATCTGGATCGTATCCTAAAGGAAGAGCAATCTTCCGATACCAATTTTAGTGCGATACAAAATATTGTGCAGGAAGTACATCCTAATTTCTTCAAGCGACTGAATGAAGTTTCTAAAAGTAAACTGACCAATCAGGATCTGAGGTATGCAGCTTATATTTACCTGAATATGGATAACCTGCAGATAGCGAATGTTCTGAAAGCAGATCCCAAAACAGTTAGAATGACTAAATACAGACTAAAACAGAAAATAGGCTTGGGCAAAGAAGAAGATCTGCAGGCTTTTATTCAAAACCTGCAGTTATAATAAGTTACTTTTTTTAAGCTCTTGGCTGCAATAATTTTGCAACTAATGCTGTCCACCCGGTCTGGTGTGAAGCGCCTACGCCGCGGCCTGTATCACCGTGAAAATATTCATAAAACAGAATATAATCTCTGAATTCAGGGTCACTTTGTAATTTTTCATAGTCACCATTAAAAGCTCTTCTTCCACTTTCATCACGAAGAAAAATCTTGCAAAGTCTTTTACTTACATCCTCAGCAATTTCATTCAGATGATGCATTTCGTTGCTTCCTTTAGGGTATTCGATTTTATAGTCATCCCCAAAATAGAAATGAAAACGCTGCAGACTTTCTATAATCAAAAAGTTTATCGGGAACCAGATAGGTCCGCGCCAATTACTGTTACCACCAAACATATCACTGTCGCTTTCTGCAGGTAGATATTTTACGGTGTAATCATTTCCACCCGCATTCAACTGAAAAGGTTCTTTTTCATAAACTTTAGACAGCGCTCTGATTCCGTAATCACTCAAAAACTCTTCAGGGTCAACCATTCTTTCCAGGATTTTTTTCAGACGATGTCCACGCAAGATACTCAGCAAATGCTTGCGTCCCTGTCCTTCAACATCGAAATGCGAAACCAACGCCGCTAGCTCGGGTTTATGGGATAGTACCCAATCCATCCTTTTGGCAAAATTAGGAAGCTTTTCCAGATAGTGGTGTTCAATTACTTCTACCGCAAACATAGGGATAAGTCCTACAATACTGCGCAAACGGAGATCGAAACTTGTTCCGTCGGAAAGCTGTAAAACATCATAGAAGAAACCATCCTCTTCATTCCACAATCCCTGTTTGTCATCCCCAAGGCTGTTCATCGCTTCAGCAATATACAGGAAGTGTTCAAAGAATTTTGTGGCCATATCCTCATATACAGGATTGTATAGTGCTAATTCCAGTGAAATACGTAGCATGTTCAAAGAAAACATAGCCATCCAACTCGTACCGTCAGCTTGCTCCAGGTGTTCTCCGTTGGGGAATACCGTGTTCCGGTCGAAAGCACCAATATTATCCAGG is a window encoding:
- a CDS encoding tetratricopeptide repeat protein, which encodes MNKVILSVILLLMSCLYFAQSDKDVNQQLVYTLLYGNEKAKAKEVIESEFLKSNDDSRKVIGYVYLADYYTLLKDVVKRTEALENAQDIASKTKNAIDKAYVDQGYAKYYQKLDKDELFVKSVNESIITFSKYPDENFMLATLYFLKYNYSTKKMLNKYGEEDYTKANQYALKSKNNLLINSTYNNLGYYYRKRYELSHEKKFLASAQESYQKSHQYALLIKEPAAQKRSLIAYYLNYGVMVNTVKPVDYNKCLELYNKVLSLNKDDDNFEQFTTFAYNNIGYVYEAMGKNELAKEYYLKAYSLSKDDKEIFLSDKMEILENLSRLHEKIGQPEKALVYERDAKNLIKNYSEEQSHNTAKTLDVFYQAQQKNQQIRQLEEKNKMFNKRKFLYLGIILLSIATIIFLISTLRYKQNLLVAERNESELLLQLEHEEKARMKAEQELWAIQQEQLQKQALATSLQLSQKNTFINELKEKAKDIKDFNLDRILKEEQSSDTNFSAIQNIVQEVHPNFFKRLNEVSKSKLTNQDLRYAAYIYLNMDNLQIANVLKADPKTVRMTKYRLKQKIGLGKEEDLQAFIQNLQL
- a CDS encoding class IIb bacteriocin, lactobin A/cerein 7B family, producing MTLKKLDLVELNAQEMKETEGGNPWLVVAIIVVAVVAYYEANRNGRDK
- a CDS encoding MutS-related protein, producing the protein MPDQLDVIQYFDFVQTRSSKNYLINFFNRTEHNIKEVFYTQGILKMFQENLDVINSFRVMEGSLLCIKTFLDEVDPTKFNNFNKLFYRQYINEVNFNIDVYVNFFEYFGDVLKSIRYLNICPEYAEILRENIRFISSLNISDLQNGSSGNKKRKIILNNIEWNIKNNKYSKFWDFFYMFDVYVSISKGIAKNKLVFPSFNFEDQFIIEDLKNLKLENSVKNSLKITGKNTIIFTGANMSGKSTAMRSISTIVYLSHLGLAVPASYCNIPFYDKIFLFFTVSDNIEMGYSYFAQELLNLKNVLISLKDKTSFVVFDEIFKGTNINDSSRITLKTIKALSKYNTSLFILSTHLNGIEQLITDSEKIVILNLESFFKDNALTFTYKIKKGWSKLEIGEILFEKYGLNDLL
- a CDS encoding peptidase domain-containing ABC transporter, encoding MKKDIQIKQHDIKDCGAACLASVAAHYGLKMPIAKIRQICHTDTRGTNVLGMIQGLEKMGFNAKGVKGGADALPEIPLPTIAHIIVQGQLHHYVVIYSVKKDKVTVMDPAYGKMQEYTIQEFSEIWTGVLILLEPNEYFEQKDEKTSLYKRFWNLVQPHKSILIQALLGALVYTILGLSTSIYIEKITDYVLIDGNKRLLNLLSVGMILILLFQIFIGVMKSVLVLQTGQKMDKHLILGYYKHLLKLPQRFFDTMKVGEIISRVNDAVKIRTFINDVAIQIFVNIFIIIFSFVLMFSYYWKLALITALVIPFYFLVYWITNKLNKKVERKLMEESAELESHLVESITSVRTIKQFGVETFANNKTDNAFTKLLKTIYTSVLNALFSGNSSEFLSRIFTIVLLWAGSGYVIDRIITPGELLSFYALIGYFTSPVAQLIGMNKTIQNALIAADRLFEIMDLEREETTDKLELSPEHIGDIQFKEVSFSYGSRADVFNDFNCTIEKGKTTAIVGESGSGKTTLASLLQNLYPLKGGKILIGDYDINYISNYSLRSFISVVPQQIDLFSGNVIENIALGEDFPDVQRILDITKKLGILTFVEKLPNGFQTYLGENGALLSGGQKQRIAIARALYKNPEILILDEATSSLDTESELVIQNTLNEFRSQGKTMVVIAHRLSTIANADTILVMKDGQIIEQGNHQELISKDSIYKAMWKKQSISLS
- a CDS encoding HlyD family secretion protein, with the protein product MFKNAIYLSIIFFIIVVLSLLPVITIPISSSSRGSLRPIEENTNLGAVVSGRVIKTSLLKNNQLIKQGDTLLIVTAEQLDTQKQLQNTQSTDYTAQLNDLNKLTKGQYSGLQTGQYQRELSAMQEKIAQIQTELSLALKDLDRATILFKQGVVPKAEYDKNYYTHQGLVNQISNVREQQLAQWQAQKRETERQLRSLGSEIQKISQEQKNYVITAPLSGRLVNFSGIQKGNFLVQGQTIGEISPEQSLVAECLVSPKDIGFIRTGQKVKFQIDTYNYNQWGLVDGRVQEIDQNIKINQQTGEASFRVLCKMDKNYLQLKNGYKGQIGKGMTFTARFHLIDRTLWQLLFDRVDDWFNPKLK
- a CDS encoding MutS-related protein, whose protein sequence is MKEIKSSIEKEQANIKSSEKIKNLISLFRVLTFLASVFSMIKYFQDKEALYLFLTFLSFILFLVLLFVSSHYQQKINYSKRIIEVCKQITEEFSANTQIEGSDINNYHSYNKDLDIFGERSLFTKIDKTSTCLGVDKLRDYLSNPLTKCKEIEQRQEAIKELSQKPEWNIRFLANAKSLELQDKSLLTNKLSVDFPWKLVSTILIVIPVINILLLTLAILKDFSPVFLGVFLAFSIISLLVVNSKYSKQLKKAYSVVNLRSEQYSRFSEIFQLIEKEVFNTELNKNLQAKLTHPLASSCINKLSGIKRNLDNGHTPLFGSIANLLFLWNLRYTVELAKLMNLLNEHIDNWFEAFAEYEALISFGIFAYKNPQYNYPVCREDIDSLQCKDIVHPLLDSGKAIGNDFTIGNTKNICIVTGANMTGKSTFLRTIGVNLVLAMNGCPVGAEEFSFRPMHIFTSMRTSDSLSDGSSYFNAEIKRLKSLVETLEEKIPLYIILDEILKGTNSTDKLEGSRLFLKKIMDINTDFTCIIATHDLPLTEMAITYPENVSNLCFELDEKNGELISDYKLKSGVTQTMNALRLMKAYNIID